A region of Bradyrhizobium sp. SZCCHNS1050 DNA encodes the following proteins:
- the groL gene encoding chaperonin GroEL (60 kDa chaperone family; promotes refolding of misfolded polypeptides especially under stressful conditions; forms two stacked rings of heptamers to form a barrel-shaped 14mer; ends can be capped by GroES; misfolded proteins enter the barrel where they are refolded when GroES binds) — protein MAAKDVKFSTDARDRMLRGVDILANAVKVTLGPKGRNVVIEKSFGAPRITKDGVTVAKEIELEDKFENMGAQMVREVASKTADLAGDGTTTATVLAQAIVKEGAKSVAAGMNPMDLKRGIDLAVDAIVKDLKSHAKKITSNDEIAQVGTISANGDNEIGRFLAEAMQKVGNEGVITVEEAKSLDTELEVVEGMQFDRGYVSPYFVTNSEKMRVELEDPYILIHEKKLSGLQTMLPLLEAVVQSGKPLLIVAEDVEGEALATLVVNKLRGGLKIAAVKAPGFGDRRKAMLEDIAILTGGTTISEDLGIKLENVTLSMLGRAKKVVVDKENTTIVDGAGARKDIEARTQQIRLQIEETTSDYDREKLQERLAKLAGGVAVIRVGGATEVEVKERKDRVDDALHATRAAVEEGILPGGGVALLRATKVLDGVKTVNADQKAGVDIVRRAIQVPVRQIVQNAGEDGSLVVGKLLEKDAYGWGFNAATGEYQDLVQAGVIDPAKVVRTALQDAASVASLLITTEALVADKPKKADAAAAAPSMDF, from the coding sequence ATGGCTGCCAAGGACGTGAAGTTTTCGACCGACGCGCGCGATCGCATGCTGCGCGGCGTCGACATCCTCGCCAATGCCGTGAAGGTCACGCTCGGTCCCAAGGGCCGCAACGTCGTGATCGAGAAATCGTTCGGCGCGCCGCGCATCACCAAGGACGGCGTGACGGTCGCCAAGGAGATCGAGCTGGAGGACAAGTTCGAGAACATGGGCGCGCAGATGGTGCGCGAGGTGGCCTCGAAGACCGCCGATCTCGCCGGCGACGGCACCACCACCGCCACCGTGCTCGCCCAGGCCATCGTCAAGGAAGGCGCGAAGTCGGTCGCCGCCGGCATGAACCCGATGGATCTGAAGCGCGGCATTGATCTCGCCGTCGACGCGATCGTCAAGGATCTCAAGTCGCACGCCAAGAAGATCACCAGCAATGACGAGATCGCGCAGGTCGGCACCATCTCGGCCAATGGCGACAACGAGATCGGCCGCTTCCTCGCCGAGGCCATGCAGAAGGTCGGCAATGAGGGCGTGATCACGGTCGAGGAGGCCAAGAGCCTCGACACCGAGCTCGAGGTGGTCGAAGGCATGCAGTTCGACCGCGGCTACGTTTCGCCGTACTTCGTCACCAATTCCGAGAAGATGCGGGTCGAGCTCGAGGATCCCTACATCCTGATCCACGAGAAGAAACTGTCGGGCCTGCAGACCATGCTGCCGCTGCTCGAAGCCGTGGTGCAGTCCGGCAAGCCGCTGCTGATCGTCGCCGAGGATGTCGAGGGCGAGGCGCTGGCGACGCTGGTGGTCAACAAGCTGCGCGGCGGCCTGAAGATCGCCGCGGTCAAGGCGCCGGGCTTCGGCGATCGCCGCAAGGCCATGCTGGAGGACATCGCGATCCTCACCGGCGGCACCACGATCTCCGAGGATCTCGGCATCAAGCTGGAGAACGTCACCTTGTCGATGCTCGGCCGCGCCAAGAAGGTCGTGGTCGACAAGGAGAACACCACGATCGTCGACGGCGCCGGCGCCAGGAAGGACATCGAGGCGCGCACCCAGCAGATCAGGCTGCAGATCGAGGAGACCACCTCCGACTACGACCGCGAGAAGCTGCAGGAGCGGCTGGCCAAGCTCGCCGGCGGCGTCGCGGTGATCCGGGTCGGCGGCGCCACCGAGGTCGAGGTCAAGGAGCGCAAGGATCGCGTCGATGATGCGCTGCATGCGACCCGCGCCGCGGTGGAGGAGGGCATCCTGCCCGGCGGCGGCGTCGCGCTGCTGCGCGCCACCAAGGTGCTCGACGGCGTCAAGACTGTTAACGCCGACCAGAAGGCCGGCGTCGACATCGTCCGGCGCGCCATCCAGGTGCCGGTGCGGCAGATCGTGCAGAACGCCGGCGAGGACGGCTCGCTGGTGGTCGGCAAGCTCCTGGAAAAGGATGCCTATGGCTGGGGCTTCAACGCCGCGACCGGCGAGTACCAGGATCTGGTGCAGGCCGGCGTGATCGACCCCGCCAAGGTGGTCCGTACCGCGCTGCAGGATGCGGCCTCGGTCGCCTCGCTGCTGATCACCACCGAGGCGCTGGTGGCCGACAAGCCGAAGAAGGCGGACGCCGCCGCGGCCGCGCCGTCGATGGACTTCTGA
- the groES gene encoding co-chaperone GroES → MHFRPLHDRVLVRRIDAEEKTKGGIIIPDTAKEKPQEGEIVAAGPGARNEQGQLVPLDVKPGDRVLFGKWSGTEVKIDGKDLLIMKESDLLGIIDTPVAAKKAA, encoded by the coding sequence ATGCATTTCCGTCCATTGCACGACCGCGTGCTCGTGCGCCGTATCGATGCCGAGGAGAAGACCAAGGGCGGCATCATCATTCCCGACACCGCCAAGGAGAAGCCGCAGGAGGGCGAGATCGTCGCCGCGGGTCCTGGCGCGCGGAATGAGCAGGGGCAATTGGTGCCGCTCGACGTCAAGCCCGGCGACCGGGTGCTGTTCGGGAAATGGTCGGGCACCGAGGTCAAGATCGACGGCAAGGATCTGCTGATCATGAAGGAGAGCGATCTGCTCGGCATCATCGACACGCCCGTCGCGGCCAAGAAGGCTGCGTGA
- a CDS encoding trypsin-like peptidase domain-containing protein has protein sequence MQLPPFLRAVLAPAILLCLMTGPALAQIPDLKLGRVPTLAPLVKEVTPAVVNISVEGKVRQDNPLYQDPLFREFFDVPKQVEKQISATGSGVIVDAQRGYVMTANHVVEHVTTAQIRTKDGRKFAARLVGRDPATDIALLQIRDPIDLKAIALGDSDALEVGDFVIAVGNPFGLGQTVTSGLVSALGRTGLGKQGYEDFIQTDAAINPGNSGGALINLRGELVGINTAIISPGGGNVGIGFAVPINMARRVMEQLVANGRVDRGRIGVTLLDLDAPADGRIQGARVADVTVGSPAERAGLRKGDIIVKANDMPVRSATQVRNLIGLTPVGQRVRLVFERDRALGNATVEVAPVTEERARARTSG, from the coding sequence ATGCAGCTTCCGCCTTTTCTCCGGGCCGTCCTGGCGCCTGCCATTCTGCTTTGCCTGATGACCGGGCCTGCCTTGGCCCAAATTCCCGATCTCAAGCTCGGCCGGGTGCCGACGCTGGCCCCGCTGGTCAAGGAAGTGACGCCCGCCGTCGTCAACATCTCGGTCGAAGGCAAGGTCCGCCAGGACAATCCGCTCTACCAGGACCCGCTGTTTCGCGAGTTTTTCGACGTCCCCAAGCAGGTCGAGAAGCAGATCAGCGCCACCGGCTCGGGCGTCATCGTCGATGCGCAGCGCGGCTACGTCATGACCGCCAATCACGTCGTCGAGCACGTCACGACAGCGCAGATCCGAACCAAGGATGGCCGCAAATTCGCCGCCCGCCTGGTCGGGCGCGATCCCGCCACCGATATCGCGCTGCTGCAGATCAGGGACCCTATCGACCTCAAGGCCATCGCGCTTGGCGACAGTGATGCGCTCGAGGTCGGCGACTTCGTGATCGCCGTCGGCAACCCGTTCGGTCTTGGCCAGACCGTCACCTCGGGTCTCGTCAGCGCGCTCGGGCGAACCGGCCTCGGCAAGCAGGGCTACGAGGATTTCATCCAGACCGACGCCGCGATCAATCCCGGCAATTCCGGCGGCGCGCTGATCAATCTGCGCGGCGAGCTGGTCGGCATCAACACCGCGATCATCTCGCCCGGCGGCGGCAATGTCGGCATCGGCTTCGCCGTCCCGATCAACATGGCGCGGCGGGTGATGGAGCAGCTCGTCGCCAACGGCCGCGTCGATCGCGGCCGCATCGGCGTGACCCTGCTCGACCTGGATGCGCCGGCCGATGGCCGGATTCAGGGCGCGCGCGTCGCCGACGTCACCGTGGGCTCGCCGGCCGAACGCGCGGGACTGCGCAAGGGCGACATCATCGTGAAGGCGAACGACATGCCGGTGCGCAGCGCCACGCAGGTGCGCAACCTGATCGGCCTCACACCGGTCGGGCAGCGCGTCCGTCTCGTGTTCGAGCGCGACCGCGCGCTCGGCAATGCGACGGTGGAGGTCGCGCCGGTCACCGAAGAACGTGCGCGCGCGAGAACCTCGGGCTGA
- a CDS encoding GGDEF domain-containing protein, translating to MRGDGLAFSLPRWRVTRWLADPGYPVSSDIRRALTRELYGCWSVFAGGAINTVAVAAALALRTPSPLFITWFVLEVAICLSRLIVMMIAYRRARERLATPTDIHILLSVAWSASVGFGVGISLASGDWVAASLTCISSAAMVGGICFRNFSAPRLVGTMILFSIGPVIPGVATSHEPLLFAMYLQMPVYFLAMTGAAFRLNKMLVAVMQAKRESDERARLDPLTGLRNRAGLIDALQSRLDAGGDRSFAVLYLDLDGFKPVNDTFGHAAGDELLKIVGRTLRQTASRGDVIARIGGDEFVVLAGDPALDHALALGERIIEVMTSPMALPGGAHVQIGISIGIAVAPEHGTDPEALLFAADAALYEAKSSGKSCWRLASAEANLAALRKIAGGDLAAKSVASAA from the coding sequence ATGCGGGGTGATGGTTTGGCGTTCAGTTTGCCACGCTGGCGCGTGACGCGCTGGCTGGCCGACCCGGGATATCCGGTGTCATCAGATATCCGCCGCGCGTTGACGCGTGAGCTCTACGGCTGCTGGTCGGTGTTCGCCGGCGGCGCCATCAACACCGTTGCTGTCGCCGCAGCGCTCGCACTGCGTACGCCGAGCCCGCTCTTCATCACCTGGTTCGTGCTCGAAGTCGCGATCTGCCTGTCGCGGCTGATCGTGATGATGATTGCCTACCGCCGCGCCCGCGAGCGGCTGGCGACGCCGACCGACATCCACATCCTGCTGTCGGTGGCCTGGAGCGCCAGTGTCGGCTTCGGTGTCGGCATCAGCCTCGCGTCGGGCGACTGGGTGGCCGCGTCACTGACCTGCATCTCCTCGGCCGCCATGGTGGGCGGCATCTGCTTTCGCAATTTCAGCGCGCCGCGCTTGGTCGGCACGATGATCCTGTTCAGCATCGGCCCCGTCATCCCCGGCGTCGCGACGTCGCATGAGCCGTTGTTGTTCGCGATGTATCTGCAGATGCCGGTCTACTTCCTCGCCATGACCGGCGCGGCGTTCCGGCTCAACAAGATGCTGGTGGCGGTCATGCAGGCCAAGCGCGAGAGCGACGAGCGGGCGCGGCTCGATCCACTCACGGGCTTGCGCAACCGCGCCGGCCTGATCGATGCACTGCAGAGCAGGCTCGACGCCGGCGGCGATCGCAGCTTCGCCGTCCTGTATCTCGATCTCGATGGCTTCAAGCCGGTCAACGACACCTTCGGTCACGCCGCAGGCGACGAGCTGCTGAAGATCGTCGGCCGGACGCTGCGGCAGACCGCCTCTCGGGGCGACGTCATCGCCCGGATCGGCGGCGACGAGTTCGTGGTGCTCGCCGGCGATCCTGCGCTCGACCACGCGCTGGCGCTCGGCGAGCGCATCATCGAGGTGATGACCTCGCCGATGGCCCTGCCGGGCGGCGCGCATGTCCAGATCGGCATCAGCATCGGCATCGCCGTCGCGCCCGAGCACGGCACCGATCCGGAAGCCCTGCTGTTCGCGGCGGACGCCGCATTGTATGAAGCCAAGTCGAGCGGGAAATCCTGCTGGCGATTGGCCTCAGCCGAGGCCAATCTCGCAGCGCTGCGCAAGATCGCCGGCGGCGATCTCGCGGCGAAGTCGGTCGCCAGCGCGGCTTGA
- a CDS encoding M20/M25/M40 family metallo-hydrolase, with product MANAQLQSVLDHIDADFDNSLERLFALIRIKSISADPAFAGDCKAAADHLAKDLATLGFAAEVRPTAGHPAVVGKSNGHGAAKPHVLFYGHYDVQPVDPLELWHRPPFEPVVADHADGRKIIVARGAEDDKGQLMTFVEACRAWKKVTGALPLDITMLIEGEEEVGSKNFVPFLEANKDEFKADFALVCDTGMWDPNTPAITTSLRGLLYEEVKIKAANRDLHSGVFGGGARNPIRVLTEILGGLFDADGRITIPGFYDGVKDVPPEVLEQWKKLNLTPESFLKPIGLSIPAGEKDRLLIEQISSRPTCDINGIWGGYIGEGSKTVIPSLAHAKVSFRLVEGQDPLKIRKAFRDYVSARIPGDCSVEFGDHSAGAAIALDWTMKPLAAAKQALTEEWGKETILMGSGASIPIVTDFKKTLGLDSLLVGFGLDDDNIHSPNEKYDLKSYHKGIRSWARILAALAEMPR from the coding sequence ATGGCCAATGCGCAGCTTCAATCCGTTCTCGACCACATCGACGCCGACTTCGACAACAGCCTGGAGCGGCTGTTTGCGCTGATCCGGATCAAGTCGATCTCGGCCGATCCGGCCTTCGCTGGGGATTGCAAGGCAGCAGCCGACCATCTTGCCAAGGATCTTGCGACGCTCGGTTTCGCCGCCGAAGTGCGGCCGACCGCCGGCCATCCGGCCGTGGTCGGCAAGAGCAACGGCCATGGCGCGGCCAAGCCACATGTCCTGTTCTACGGCCATTACGATGTGCAGCCGGTCGATCCGCTCGAGCTGTGGCACCGGCCGCCGTTCGAGCCTGTGGTCGCCGACCATGCCGACGGCCGCAAGATCATCGTCGCGCGCGGTGCCGAGGACGACAAGGGCCAGCTGATGACCTTCGTCGAGGCCTGCCGCGCCTGGAAGAAGGTGACGGGCGCGCTGCCGCTCGACATCACCATGCTGATCGAAGGCGAGGAGGAGGTCGGCTCCAAGAACTTCGTGCCGTTCCTCGAAGCCAACAAGGACGAGTTCAAGGCCGACTTCGCGCTGGTCTGTGACACCGGCATGTGGGACCCGAACACCCCGGCGATCACGACCTCGCTGCGCGGGCTGCTCTATGAAGAGGTGAAGATCAAGGCCGCCAATCGCGATCTGCATTCCGGCGTGTTCGGCGGCGGCGCGCGCAATCCGATCCGCGTGCTGACCGAGATCCTCGGCGGCCTGTTCGACGCCGACGGGCGCATCACCATCCCCGGCTTCTATGACGGCGTGAAGGATGTGCCGCCGGAGGTCCTGGAGCAGTGGAAGAAGCTCAACCTGACGCCCGAGAGCTTCCTCAAGCCGATCGGGCTGTCGATCCCCGCCGGCGAGAAGGATCGTCTGCTGATCGAGCAAATCTCGTCGCGGCCGACCTGCGACATCAACGGCATCTGGGGCGGCTATATCGGCGAGGGTTCAAAGACGGTGATTCCGTCGCTGGCGCATGCGAAGGTCTCGTTCCGTCTCGTCGAGGGCCAGGACCCGCTGAAGATCCGCAAGGCCTTCCGCGACTACGTGTCGGCGCGCATCCCCGGCGACTGCTCGGTCGAGTTCGGCGATCATTCGGCGGGCGCTGCGATCGCGCTCGACTGGACCATGAAGCCGTTGGCGGCTGCCAAGCAGGCGTTGACCGAGGAGTGGGGCAAGGAGACCATCCTGATGGGCTCGGGCGCCTCGATCCCGATCGTCACCGACTTCAAGAAGACGCTCGGTCTCGATTCACTGCTGGTCGGCTTCGGTCTCGACGACGACAACATCCATTCGCCGAATGAGAAATACGACCTCAAGAGCTACCACAAGGGCATCCGCTCCTGGGCCCGCATCCTCGCCGCGCTCGCGGAGATGCCACGGTAG